AAAGAGCCTATCTGGAAAACGATAAAAATCTTAGTGCCGCAGCCAAGCAGTTAAAAGTTAATTCTCCCAACTTACATCGATTGATGAAACGCCTGAACCTGAAGTAGCAACAAGAGAATTGGATTCTCCAAAAGTTGTCAGCCCTTTTTTCAAATACTCATTATGACAATATTATTGTCATAATGAGTATTTGAAATATGCTCTTTTTGATAATTAGAAATTCTTATTGATGACTAATTAATTATAAATCAATAAGTTAATCCCATGGCATAACTAATGCTATGTAGTATCCGTCGTCATACAAGCTACTAGGCGCGGATGAACGGCTCTAATAATCATAGAAATTATCTGTTATCCGAAAAGGGTACAGATAATGAACTGGACTTAGTCAGTCAGAAATTACTTTTTGATCGTAATTTCAATTATCAAAAGAGAGATATTATGAACGACCTGCAAAAGGCACTAGTTTCGAATACGGTTCCCGTTTTACGTGAAAGTGGGGTTGCCTTAACTTCGCATTTTTACCATCGCATGCTCACACATAATCCCGAACTAAAACACATTTTCAATCAAGCAAATCAGGCGCAGGGAGCGCAGCAACAAGCATTAGCGATGGCTGTACTTGCATACGCTGACAATATTAACAACCCTTCTGTGTTGCTCCCCGTAGTTGAACGTATCGCACATAAACACACGAGTCTTGGTATCCGTGCTGAACAATATAGTATTGTCGGTAAACACCTGTTAGGTTCGATCAAGGAAGTGTTAGGCGATGCTGCCAGCGATGAACTCATTGATGCATGGGCTGCCGCATATCAACAATTAGCCGATATTTTTATCAGCGTAGAGTCAGGTCTCTACCAAAACTCCGTAGCGAATAATGCTGGCTGGTCAGGCTGGCGACCTTTTAAAATAACGAAAAAAACACAAGAAAGTAGCGAAATTTCTTCCTTCTATCTGGAGCCCAATGATCAAGGTTCCCTTCCTCATTTTAAGCCTGGTCAATATGTCTCCGTGCGATTATATGTAGAGGATAAGGGCATATATCAACCTCGCCAATACAGTTTATCTCAGGCGCCAGGGAAACAGACGCTACGAATCTCGATAAAAAGAGAATCCGACACTACTGATAAGCCTCAAGGTGTGATTTCTAACCTGATGCATACACAGGTTGAAGTTGGCGATGTCATTGATGTCTCTGCACCATTTGGGGACTTTTTCTTGGCAGAGCAGTTACCTCGTCCCATTGTAATGATCAGTGGCGGAGTGGGGATCACCCCGATGATGTCGATGAGCGAACATCTTGATCGAATCAACGCCCTATCTCAGGCGCACTTTATACATAGTGCAAAAAATTCACGCGTACACGCATTTAAAGATGTGACGGATGACTTTGCAAGCCGAGGCATGAAAGTGAATTATTTTTACGATGAAAGTGCTAATTTTCAAAGTGATATACAGCCAGGGCCGTTTAAGTTAGATGACTTATTGCCTGAGGATCCAACTCGAATGGATTATTACATCTGTGGCCCTCGAGGGTTTATGAAGCGGTATTTTGAAGAACTGCGCGGACTTGGCGTAAAAGAGGAACACATACATGCTGAAACATTCGGGACCGGAGGTTTTTAGTACATTCGATTTTCCAGCCGAGCCTTGGGACGCCGGGGTAATTCCGTATTGATTATAAAGACCCAAGTGACTTCAAGACCTGAGTTTCACTCTTTGAATTTGCTTGGGTATGTACACACGAATAGAGAGAAAAAAAATGGTAAGTTTTGCTGAGCCTGAGAAATTAGCCTTTATATTTGACGGTGAGAACCGACAGCAATGGCAAAATACGGACCATATTCTGGCAACACTGGATATTAAGCAGAATGAGGTGATCGCAGATGTTGGCGCTGGAACGGGTTACTTTTGCCAGCAATTTGTGTCGAGAACCGACGTTGGTCATATATACGCTATCGATCTCGAAGCTAATATGGTTGCTTATTTAGAAAGTAGATTTACCGAAGAGCCTCGAATTAGCTGTCGATCATGCACCGCCGATAATCCTAATATTCCAGAAGGTGTGGACACCGTGTTTCTCGCTAATAGCTATCGATTTATCAGAGATAGAGCGACATTCCTTGCTAAATTGAAAGAACAAATTACACCAGAGGCCCGCGTAGTGATCGTGGATTTTAAAGGCTCAAATGCGCGTGTGACCCCCGAAATGGCGATACAAGAAGTGAAAGATGCTGGGTTTGAAA
This DNA window, taken from Vibrio nitrifigilis, encodes the following:
- the hmpA gene encoding NO-inducible flavohemoprotein gives rise to the protein MNDLQKALVSNTVPVLRESGVALTSHFYHRMLTHNPELKHIFNQANQAQGAQQQALAMAVLAYADNINNPSVLLPVVERIAHKHTSLGIRAEQYSIVGKHLLGSIKEVLGDAASDELIDAWAAAYQQLADIFISVESGLYQNSVANNAGWSGWRPFKITKKTQESSEISSFYLEPNDQGSLPHFKPGQYVSVRLYVEDKGIYQPRQYSLSQAPGKQTLRISIKRESDTTDKPQGVISNLMHTQVEVGDVIDVSAPFGDFFLAEQLPRPIVMISGGVGITPMMSMSEHLDRINALSQAHFIHSAKNSRVHAFKDVTDDFASRGMKVNYFYDESANFQSDIQPGPFKLDDLLPEDPTRMDYYICGPRGFMKRYFEELRGLGVKEEHIHAETFGTGGF
- a CDS encoding class I SAM-dependent methyltransferase yields the protein MVSFAEPEKLAFIFDGENRQQWQNTDHILATLDIKQNEVIADVGAGTGYFCQQFVSRTDVGHIYAIDLEANMVAYLESRFTEEPRISCRSCTADNPNIPEGVDTVFLANSYRFIRDRATFLAKLKEQITPEARVVIVDFKGSNARVTPEMAIQEVKDAGFEIVNFDRDGCPDHYILSSCLKP